The stretch of DNA caagcctaaagaggccaccaacccaactaaaatgggactattaagccttcggccgcccctttacatgttgtacaaggcatgaacatgccaatagacacggacagatataagcattacatcaaacaccttgtttagaagtttgtccgtgacaacgtgGCGCACGGTTTTGGGCGAACTCTGACACACCGCCTGGCAAGGCCCTAGCACACGAGCCCAACTCCTGCttgggtcactccagatcggttcctgacttgcGGCTCGCCGGCCCAACccctgcccgggtcactccagattgGCTCTCGACTTGCGACCTGTCGACACAGCTCTCGCACGAGCCGCTCCATATTGGTTCCCGACTTGCAGCTCGTTGGCCCAACTCACGCATAAGTCGCTCAagatcgctcccgacttatgACCCGTCGGCATAGCTCTTGCacgagtcgctctagatcggcTCCCGACTTACGACCCGTCGGCACAGCTCTTGCacgagtcgctctagatcgctcccgcCTTGTGACCCGTCAGCACAGCTCTCGCACGAGctactccagatcggttcccgacttgtggcTCACCTGCCCAACTCCTACCCGGGTCACTCCAAATCAGctcctgacttgcgactcgtcggcacaACTCTTGCACGAGTCGCTCCAGATTgattcccgacttgcggctcgccGGTCCAGCTCTTGCACGAGTCgttccagatcgattcccgacttgcggctcgccggcccagctcttgcacgagtcgctccagattggctcccgacttgcgacccgtcgaCATAGCTCTCGCACgagccgctccagatcggttcccgacttgcggctcgccggcccaactcctgcacgagtcgctccagatcgctctcgacttgcgacccgtcggcacAACTCTTGCACGAGTCACTCCAGATTGCTCCTGACTTATGACCCGTCGGCACATCTCTCGCATGAGCCGCTAcggatcgattcccgacttgtaGCTTGCTGGCCCAACTCTTGCCCGGGTTGCTCCAGATCGGCTCTCGACTTGTGACCTGTCGGCACAGCTGTCGCACGAGCCGCTCCATATTGGTTCCCGACTTGCAGCTCGCCAGCCCAGCTCTTGCACGAGTCGCTCCAAATCggctcccgacttgtgactcatcGGCATAGCTCTCGCACGAGCCGCTCCAGATTGGTTCCTGACTTGTGGCTCGCCGACCCAACCCTTGCGTAGGTCGCTCGAGATTGGCTCCCGACTTGCCACTCGTCGGCATAGCTCTCGCACGAgccgctccagatcgattcccgacttgcgactcgtcggcctaACTCCTGCgcgagtcgctctagatcgctcccgacttgcgacccgtcggcacAGCTCTTgcacgagtcgctccagatcggctcccgacttgcgacccgttgGCACAGCTCTTgcacgagtcgctccagatcgctcccgacttatgATCCGTCAGCACAGCTCTCACACGAGCCGCTCCAGATCAGTTCCCGACTTGCAATTCGTCGGCCCAACTCCTGcacgggtcactccagatcggttcccgacttgcgacccgttgGCACAACTCTCGCACgagccgctccagatcggttcccgacttgtggctcgccggcccagctcttgcACGAGTCGCTCAAGATCGGCTCTCGACTTGCGACCTGTCAGCACAGCTCTTGCACGAGTCGCTCCACATCGActcctgacttgcgactcgccggcccaactcctgcccgagtcgctccagatcggctcccgacttgtgacccaTCGGCACATCTCTCGCacaagtcgctccagatcgattcccgacttgcggctcgtcggcccaactcctgcccgagtcgctccagatcggctcCCGACTTGCAACCCGTCGACACAGCTCTTACACGAGTCGCTCCATATCGgctctcgacttgcgactcgtaggCACAGCTCTTGCATGAATCACTCCAGAtcactcccgacttgcgacccatcGGCACAGCTCTTGCAtgagtcgctccagatcactcCCGACTTGCAACTCGTTGGCATAGCTCTTGCGCGagccgctccagatcgctcccgacttgtgacccCTCGGCATCGAAACCTGAGCCCAAACTCAGTCACTCGGCCCGCAGGACCAACCTTCATACCGAGTCACGTCTCGCGGCCAATTcaacgcccgagccatgcctcgcgacCAATCCAACGCCCAAGTCGCATCTCAGCtgatccaacgcccgagccacgcctcacgGCCAAcccaacgcccgagtcgcatctcggtcgATCCAACTTTCAACCCACACCTCGCCAACCTAGTCCATTGCCGGAGCCGCTCTACGATGATCCTTGACTTGCGACTCGCTCAGTTGCGATCCACGAGTTGCGACTCGTCGGCCCACACTCCATTCATGAGCAACCGACGCGATCACACCGCTCCGACCCCGGCACCCCTCTCAGCCTTGCAAGACCCCACGACATGCCATGTCGAGGGGAGAGAAGTGATAGGGcctattttgggtccaagacatGTCACACCCGATGTCACACGCAAAGTTAGAATCCGTACCAAGCCGTTGCTTGGCACGTCTCGGGAATCCCGAGACGGCACCGCCCCCAAGACAtgacaagtcagaatccgtaccaagatACTATTTGGCACGTCCACCACGCTAACCCGCATATGATCGACCCGGACAATAATATAAAGACCTCTAGTCGGCATCCGACCCAAGGGGGAAGAAAACAATTCCACAAACAACTGATTTGCTCGTCGAAGGGGCCACggtcgggaatcacccgacgaaggccttttTTGCAGGTAGGCAATCGCCTCGAGCCATAAGCACCTCGACCAAGAAATTGTCACCCAGTGAGGGAGGTCGAGTTGTCACTTAGGGAACGAAGAGACGCAGCTCGACGCTGACGGCGCTCGAACTAACAAACACTTACCAACACCTCGTCGCGAAGGCCCGATCTACCTGGGCGTCCAGCTTAGCCAACAGAGAACTCTCGACATTGACTTGTGGACGTAGCCATACTGACCCGTGAGACATCTTTCTTCACCAACAATAAGTACTATGTCTAAGTCATCCCCTTTTCCCAACGACATCTTTCTTCCCCAACAATAAGTACTATGTCTAAGTCATCCCCTTTTCCCGACCAAGCTCCCGAGGGTCGAACTCTTACAAAGTTACTGAGGTAGCACAATGGACGAAGAATCGAGAATCAATTAACGAATAATCAATCAAAAATCAATAAACGAATAATCCGAGTTAGAAAGGTAGGGAGGTAATTGAATATATATTTCCGAAAAGTAAATGAAAATATGTTTTTATTAAAAATCAAAATTTGCAATGTAATACAGAGAAAAAAAACCTCTTACTTATgcctaaaatatcaaaattatagtGTGTTATCACGTTGAATAAAAATAGTTTAAAAAATTACGCATAATGCATTTAACAAACATTCAGTATGTTATTAATAATGTAATAGGCATGACTTGAGGCTACCAAGTTCATTTACGCTGTCATCTGACTTGTAATTTTTCATTTGAGCCAAATAAAATTTCATTAGTTACTAATATATGGTATTTATTACATTTTTATATCTATATAAAATTAATGTCAAATAATACAACAAAATGATGTCTTGGTATTGTCATTACTAATTTTATATGTAATATTTTAACATTATATAACACTAAAATCTTGCTTTATAATTTGTATAATAATCATACTTTTCTAAAAATCCAAACAAAATTTTCAACGAAAAAATatagtttttataattttttaaaacaacCATTTTGCCCGTTACTGATCACAGCCCACAATCGCACCTCCGCCTCGGCCCCCGCAACCGTCCGCCTGGTAGCCGCATCCCAACAGCCGGCACCGCCGCCCCTGCCCTACCACCTTGCAACTTCGCTCGAGGACAGCCAACACAAATATAATTAACGAAAATTGTTGAGtctcagtttcattcctttgccaAGATATTATAGGCAATGACAACAGAGGTTAAATAATGCATGATTCGCAGGAAAACATAGTAAGACTATGAGAACATTTGTATTATATTGTATATGTTTAACATTTTCTTAGAAGAACTGGAAACATTCAACAAGTACTCTGTTTATTTTTTCTGACATTTGTCTGTAAATTTTAAGACCTTGCAATTTTATCAAAAGCTTAAACAAGGTTGGTTTGAGGTTATGCGCTATTATGACTGCTAAATATCCTTGCCATCGACCTCGAATTACCCATTAGCAAAAACACAAAGTTCCTCCGCATCGAAGGTGAGAACATAAAACTTAAATCAGGAAAGCAATAAATAAAATCAGAACTGTAACAACATTAAACTTGAATCGATGGTGAGCACAAAATGTCAGCCAATGCTTTCTAGGCAAGTGCATTTACTTCAAATATATGCAGAAGAACTGCTCAGCGCCCAGTGCATTTCATCATCCAACATATGCGGACCACAAAAAACACTCAAGAAGGTAAATACTCGAACATGTTATAGGCAGGGGATCCTCAGAAAATTGCTTATAGCTTTCATCAAGACGATAAAGCTCAGGTCTCAAAGATTTCATGCCATCATCGGACCAGCTGCGACTCAATAATCCCTAAATACTAAACCTCAATCGACTACTGATGCCAAAACTCCGAATAAAAAAAGGTTTGAAAAGGAAAAACGAAGATAAATGCTCCATTTCGGAGAAATCATTCGCTACAGCCCACGGAACAAAAGAAGGGCACAGCGACTCAACATCTCCTGGCGATGCCAATTTAGCCATCCCGAAAAACCAATCCCCCGACGATAGACAGAAGGATCGGCTCATCAGGTGGCCTCTCTCCGCCACAAGAACAGCAGCAGGAAAAAGAAGCAGCATAGAAATCGAACGGAAAAAGACGAAGGAGAACAAGCACGTTCCAGGGACAGCAGACTCGAGCACCAGAAAAAAGAGAAACAACAGAGAAATCGGACtgaagaagacgacgacgaaATAGAGGGTCTTCTCATCGCAGCCTGCGAGGTATCCATTTCATCGGCTCTTCACTTATATATACTCGAGAAAGTAGGGTTTCACTCGGTCGGGAAGAAATGCCTCGGTTAGTGTGCTAATTTACAAATGTGACACGATCAGTTCAAGAGCAGCGGCGCCTATTTGTTGCGGCCCGAAGCCCATATATGAGGTCAAGATTTAGAATTTGCTATCACAAATCTTCGAATGCAGCATTTATTCCTATAAAATCCTCCATTAAGTCATAtacaaaataaaaattcaaatttgGTACACTTATAATTGGGATCAATGTGTTGCTatcaataaaatataattttccttTAATCaccatcaagaaaaaatcttcGCCTGTGGCGTTCCGCTCACCACGTCTTGAGTTGAGGCCCAGCTTCAATGGACGGCTCCTCCAACCCATTGACGTCACCCACCACGTCGCCCGGATTGGACCCGGCCCATTTCGTGGTCGCCAAGCCACACGACTCTCACCACGAACGTTCCACCTATTTATCACCCGCTCGTCGCTCACCGACCAGACGGAGGCGCTTCCAGATTCTTCCGTTCTCCTGTGTAGAGGAACCGTGGCAAGGATGTGCCCTTCCGGCCGCTACCCCCGCGGCGCTCCGTCCGCCTCTGCCGCCCGTATCCTCCGGCCGGCGTTCGACGTCCTCGACGCCGATCGTGACGGCAAGATCAGCCACGACGACCTCAAGGCCTTCTTCTCCTCCGGCTTCGCGGCGCCTCTCTCGGACGAGGACATCGGGTCCATGATCTATACCGCCGACGCCGACCGCAACGGGCTGGTGGGATTCGAGGAGTTCGAGCGGGTCCTCAGCGGCCGCGGCGGGGGGAGATCAGGAGGCGACGTCATGGCGGAGGCGTTCCGCGTGATGGATCGGGACGGGGACGGGAAGGTGGGGTTCGGGGACCTGAAGGCGTACCTGGAAATGGCGGGGCTGCCGGCCGGCGACGCGGATGTTTGGGGGATGATACGGATGGGCGGCGGCGGTGACGCGGTCAGCTTCGACGCCCTCCTCAGGATCCTGGCCGTCGACTACGCCAATGGCCCGTGAGCTGTTTGGTATCTGTCCCTGTTCCTTCGTGAATCAACACCATGAGGTATTTTCCTTCAATAAAAGTCGAAGAAAGCAGCTTCGGTTGCTCATGAATGTACGTCGTCGTTTTTGTCAAACGTCAACATGGTAGGAAatccaataaaaaaattagaaataaaaGATAGATAGTCAGATTACATTCGAAAATTAGAAAATTAGGAAAATATTACTATAATAATCTATAGATGATTTTAATACTCTTGAATTAATTAAGCTATTGTCTTGTATAAAACTTAGATGAAGAAATTTATATTGCAGTCCTATGTAAATGGCAAACGCTAATATGAACTCTTGGTATGCTTACTTGAGAAGGTGCTTTTGGCCTTGCAATGAATGAAGATGAGTTTGATTGATGATCTCACACCGTAGATTGCTTCATTAGAcaataattttcttaattttttatttctcgAATATATCACATGAACGTATCAACCTTTTTGCTAACACATAGTAGATGAAGATTTATCAGCTAAAATTAGTAAGAATTTTatgtttaatttcaaaattttcatctAGAATATTAAATACTCGAGTGCAATTCTAAAGACGCTATACGTAATAATaaattttgcaaaaaaaaaaaaaacttgctttaaGTGAAGATAAAACTATAAAAGTCCTTTTAtagttttgagtaaaaatatttctcttttttttattttttaaatacttttttcATATTGTTCAAAAAGCTTTTATTTGTCAGGATCCTTGAAATGATCTGATATGACAGCCGAAATAGTAATCGATTGTTGTCAAGATAATTAAGCTAATTTGTCAGGATTCTTTATGACTAATcggaatattataattatatattacatATCGATCCGATCTTTATATataagatttataatatttttaaataaaaaatttgggCACTtttatcaaaatatcataaatctgTCCAAAAACATATAAATTGACTCAAatcttaatttaataaaaattagctcatattataaaaaaaataaattaaatgaacATATTtattagtttaaaaaataatataacaaacCAATAAAAAGACTTCTATGTCATTTATAGtgttttaaaaaatactataaacctATAAGAAATTAGCTGATACACCATATAAATCGGTCCCCGAAAAAGATGTGCATTGCTGTTGTGTCTTGTCGGAGATACCATGGGAAATACGACAAAAATGTGCACcagttgaaaaaataaaaatttggataTTTATTGGGGAAAAATCGTAAAAATCaagtataataatattaaatcatatattctaataaaataataattatttgtgagaaataaatatatatttatttatgtttttcttATTGTTATCAACAAACGATTTCGTCTTAGATATTCAAGCCAAGTCAACGGAAACTCGAAAATGCAAAAGCATCGTAAGTGGCTTCGAGGTAATTTTGAAATACCTCTTAGGTGATTTGAGGtgagggagaggggggggggggcgggggcagATTCTAGATATTTTTCCTCTTAGGTGATTTGAGGTGAGGGCGGGGGGGCGGGGGCAGATTCTAGATATTTTTCTTATAATTATGTCAATATTTTAAGACATTGCCTCTAATAAAACCAAAGTGGAGAAAGGTTTTTTTTGACCCGATTAAACTGATGTTCAAGTTAGTTCGATATTCTTTTTGGGATACgagtttttttttaaaagaaaattatttgacATAATACTTGAGGTTAACTTTTATAGTTGGTCTACGGAAGAAACACGTCTCATAATTGTCTTATTATCTTCCCTTTTCGTTTTGTCCACGTTGACAATAGGAAAAAATAAATTTGGAATGATCTTCTTATCTCTATGGGGGCACGATAAACGGAGGATGACTGAAATTTTTTCTTTTCACATTAATCTTTATGTGGTATCAGATATCGAATATTGATTGACGTCAATATATTTCctatcaattatattattattatactaaaaaaatttataactatatttatttatttttaaattttaaataaatgtGAAAAAAAAGGATGAAGACTATTTATTCTGCATTCACAAATCCCACCAAAATTCACACCACCATTTCCTGATCCAACGAAGTGGCCAAGATTCCTCAAGCCTCCAATGAGGGCATTACAGTCATTTCAAGCATAAAGTTCCCCGTGCGCTTCTCATCCCTCGTTACTCCTCTCGCGCCCAAAAAGCAGCGAGATGGCGCTATGTTCGACGGCACTCTCTGTTCGACCTCTTTCTTCCCCAACCCGCCCTCCGCATTTCCCCAAATTCCCTTACCTATCCCTTGTCCCCGCCGCCCTATTTCGCCACCGTCAGCGACCGGCCCAAACCCTCGCCATGGCCCCTCTCCGCCGCCGTAGCTGCACCGCCGCTCGCGCTTCGGCGTCGCAGCAGGTAGAAGAAGGGACGGTCCCGGTGGGAGAGGAGGGCGCGGAGTGGGGCAAGGTCTCGGCCGTCCTCTTCGACATGGATGGAGTTCTTTGCAACAGCGAAGAGCTATCGAGGATGGCGGCCGTCGACGTCTTCGCCGATATGGGTGTCTCCGTCACCACCGACGACTTCATCCCGTTTATGGGGACTGGTACACTTCTTCCGTTTTCATCATGATCTTTTCGGGCAGCGAATTGGTTGAATAAGGTTCTCGATTGCACATGCAAATGGCGAGGGATTGAACCGAAAGATTTAGGAATTGATTTCTTCATTCATATTTTCCAAGTTTGGGTTTTGCTTTTGTCTTTGAGAAAGTGTATGCAACGTGGTTGGCGTTTGTCAGTGTCATCGAATAATGTGGATTGTCTTAAAATTATACCTTGTTATGATGATCGGTGTATAAACCATGGTGTAGGCGAGGCCAATTTTCTTGGAGGTGTTGCTTCAGTGAAGGAGGTGAAGGGTTTTAATCCGGAGGCTGCAAAGAagagattttttgaaatttacctTGATAAGGTAtagcatatgatgattctttgtgGAATTGATCCTTAAttcttttcattcgtttggaatttTTTAATGCTACTCTCTATTTGCTCACTTGCAGTATGCAAAGCCCGACTCAGGCATTGGATTTCCCGGAGCTCTTGAGCTCATCATGGAGGTATACTTGCTTGTTCGATTTTAATTGATATTAGGTTTCCTTTCTCTCTTTACCTTAATGAAAATAAGTTATTGGATGCTGTACTCCATGTCAGTGTAAAAGTCGGGGGCTTAAGGTTGCTGTTGCCTCTAGTGCTGACAGAATTAAGGTCGATGCAAATCTGGCAGCTGCTGGTCTTCCTGTTTCTCTGTTAGTGCTCACGTATTCTGACTACTTCGTTGGCTAATAATCATACTATGAGTGATGTTTATTAAAGTTCAATTCTATCCTACCTCTATGTTAGTTGTTATACAGTATTATGTCTTGATGAAGTATATACACCATGAAAAAGCTTTTCCTTTTGGCAATTTTTTTTCCATATTAAGTATTGCTTCTTGCTAAATCACGTACTGCTGTTGTTTAGGGTGAGGTCCATCATTCCATATATAGAAGAAATAACATTCATTAACCATAattaaatttcaaatcatcatcaaatcTATATGGTCATCATCATTTTTGTCTAATCAATTACTTAAAAATATGCCTAAATGACCTGAGACTGAAACCCCTTTGAACTCTGAgtaaagaaaagaattaggagaaTAAGCAACTGCACATTCAATTAATGACAACAGCAAAAATTGTCTCAGCTATTTGGGCTGTTTACATGGATGGTTTCCTGTCACTGAGCTCTTTTGAGCACAATATCAATAATCAAACTtagaaccttttttttttgttgtttcttgTACAGTTCTTTTATGTCTAACTTTATCTCTCATCACATTACCATTCCTAATTTACTTTTATGTACCTTATGTTTCTTATAAAGTTCAATATGATGGATGAACCAAGATATTCTTATTATGAAGATCTTTAACTCTGTAGTGGCATAGTCATAACATGTatagtatatatttatatatattatattatttaactcCAGAAAATTTCTTTGTAGTAGTAGTAACTCAAAGTTATTGTGTTATTTTTCTCCACTTTATTCTTCTAACGATAATGATTTAAGCACTCTTTTTAATTGTAAAAGAAGTTTCACAATGTTTGAGAATACAGGTATTTTCTGTCACTCCCAAAATATCTGAATTCTCACAATATTCAATGATAACTTGCAACTTGTTGTGCATATCAGGTTTGATGCAATTGTTTCTGCTGATGCATTTGAGAATCTAAAGCCTGCTCCAGATATATTCTTAGCAGCTTCAAAGAACCTGAATGTTCCTCAGTCCGAGGTATATTATTTTGCATTGTCTGACAAACCAAATCACATTCCATCATCACTAGACCAAGACAGGATTTTATGCTCTATATACACTTTTCTCAATGTATGAAACTTGGCTATGAAAAAATTATCGCATTGATGTTTTCATGTTTTTGTTTTTCTCTAATTACTACCGGTTTTTGTTGTTCTATGACTTAAAAGTTTTCATTTACACCCGGAATCACGGAGTTTGTATAAAATCTCTTATTTGCAACTTAAGGTTGACACTGGTACATCATCATATTTCATAAAAAAGGTTTTGCACTCCTTATTTCTTTAATTCAGAAATAGGGACGTCTTGAATGGCTTTACAAATTCATCATAGACTTGTATGAGTTATTGTCTTACCATCAAGAATACTCAAGGAAACAGTCATACTTAATTTTCTTAGTTCTTTTGCAAAAACTGAAAAGTTGGTGTCTGCTTACACTTTGATACTTGGTTCCAATGAGCTATGAACACTATGAGTTCTTGCATTGTTCAGACAAATAGGTTCTGTTGGAGTACATTCTTACATGTCAAATTTTGGTTGGAGGAAATTGGACACGATGTGGTATTCCAGGATACTCTTTATGAGTTCCCAGTAACTTGGAATTGGTATGATCTATGTCACAAGGATTTTGGTGCATGGATCTTTCTTGGAATTTGGAACTGGTTGTTAAGGGATCCAAGAGATGATTCTTATATTGGCAAGCTTCACAACTAAGTATTGCTTTCCCAAGCATGTGCACAAAAAGTTTGGCATGTGCTATGCCAAGCCGTAGCTGGCCAGGCCAATCCTTGGACATGTCCATTAATATGACATGCCATTATTTTGTCTAAAAAGGTGTTATTCTTGGTCAAAGGAAGTAGTTCTTTGTTTCTCATTTAGGCATCAGGAAGAAGATTGGAAGTTGCCTATGAAAATTCTACATATGAAAGGGCTCAGTTACAACCAGTGTTCAAAAACCGGTCGGAGTAGTACATGTCCTGTGATTGGCACTTGGACCGGCAATTTTCTGGCCCAGTTCATACTTGAttggttttaatttttttaacttgGGGCATCCTGTTTGCCTAGGAACCGGTGTGGGCCTCAGACTGAGACTTGAAACCTTGATCACAACTAATTTGGTTTTCATAAGATATACTCCATCCTTTACTAGCAAATGAATATGTAATGACTATTTTATTATCTCCAATGGTGATATCAATATTTGGTACATGTTGAATATTGAATATTCTCTAGTTTATATGTCTGAATTCTTCATCAACGTGTCCTTGGATACCAAAGTTCCATTTATATTCTGCATTGTGATTATTCATTGCTTTTATGTGTCCACAAATTATTTTTGAAGTATCTGAGATTGCATTGTACTTTTTATGAGTATGATGAAGTGTCTTGCTGGAAATGTCTTGCAGTGTCTTGTGATTGAAGATGCTCTTGCTGGAGTTCAAGCAGCAAAAGCTGCACAAATGAGGTGTTCATTAGACATAATTTCTTTTCTAATAAATGCCAAGTTTAAACATATCCATCCATTAATTTCTCATTAGACATCACAATTGATATAGAACTGGAACTTAAATGAA from Musa acuminata AAA Group cultivar baxijiao chromosome BXJ2-11, Cavendish_Baxijiao_AAA, whole genome shotgun sequence encodes:
- the LOC103971601 gene encoding calcium-binding protein CP1, whose protein sequence is MCPSGRYPRGAPSASAARILRPAFDVLDADRDGKISHDDLKAFFSSGFAAPLSDEDIGSMIYTADADRNGLVGFEEFERVLSGRGGGRSGGDVMAEAFRVMDRDGDGKVGFGDLKAYLEMAGLPAGDADVWGMIRMGGGGDAVSFDALLRILAVDYANGP
- the LOC135626473 gene encoding protein SUPPRESSOR OF QUENCHING 1, chloroplastic-like isoform X2; its protein translation is MALCSTALSVRPLSSPTRPPHFPKFPYLSLVPAALFRHRQRPAQTLAMAPLRRRSCTAARASASQQVEEGTVPVGEEGAEWGKVSAVLFDMDGVLCNSEELSRMAAVDVFADMGVSVTTDDFIPFMGTGEANFLGGVASVKEVKGFNPEAAKKRFFEIYLDKYAKPDSGIGFPGALELIMECKSRGLKVAVASSADRIKVDANLAAAGLPVSLFDAIVSADAFENLKPAPDIFLAASKNLNVPQSEMHCCYHYII
- the LOC135626473 gene encoding protein SUPPRESSOR OF QUENCHING 1, chloroplastic-like isoform X1 produces the protein MALCSTALSVRPLSSPTRPPHFPKFPYLSLVPAALFRHRQRPAQTLAMAPLRRRSCTAARASASQQVEEGTVPVGEEGAEWGKVSAVLFDMDGVLCNSEELSRMAAVDVFADMGVSVTTDDFIPFMGTGEANFLGGVASVKEVKGFNPEAAKKRFFEIYLDKYAKPDSGIGFPGALELIMECKSRGLKVAVASSADRIKVDANLAAAGLPVSLFDAIVSADAFENLKPAPDIFLAASKNLNVPQSECLVIEDALAGVQAAKAAQMRCIAVTTTLSEEMLQPASPSLIRKEIGSISIYDVLYGGHSIDK